From the genome of Solanum dulcamara chromosome 12, daSolDulc1.2, whole genome shotgun sequence:
cggggaagggcctgaccacaagggtctattgtacgcagatGCCATTAGATTTTCATCTTTCTTACAAAAGAATATCATCCCCATCTTCTAGGGAGACAACATTGATAGCATTTTCTTTGGAGCTTCCAGTTGAACTAGCCTTATTATTTGGACATTTACTCTTAATATATCCCGGTTGACCACAATCCCAACAAACGACCTTCTCTTTTGAGCTTTTATTTTGCTTCTATTTTTCTTTAACAACAAGTGCTtaatttttttgagatttttcctCTCCATTCTTCAATCTTTTTTCCTCAGAAATCAATTTGCTCGTCATTTCCGAGAAAATCACAATTTCCTTTTCATACATTAAAATGGATTGCATGTGCTTATAGGAAGATGGAAGAGACCAGATGAATCGAAGTGTCTTGGCTTCATCATCAATTTTCACTCCAGTAGATTTCAATTCAGAAACAATCTCATTCAAGACGCTTAGATTATCAGAAATAGTTATACCTTCATCCATTTGctatttatgaaattatttCTTCAAATATAGCCTATTTGAAATACTTTCGATTTTGTAcaattcttcaagtttctcCCACAACTCCTGTGTTGTAGACAATTCAATCACATTAGCAAGAATATTTTTAGCTAAACGCAAGCGAATCTGACTTGGCGCTTTCATGTCTAGCTCTTTCCATTCTTCATCActaattttggattttttgaGTCTCCGCTGCTTTCAGATTTTTCTGAACCCTTGTCATCTTTTCTGCTGGTTGGTCTCCCTTTCAACACCTTGTGTAATTTAGATTGGATTAACACATCCTTGACTTGCACTTGCCACAAGCCAAAATTAATTCTCCCATCAAATTTCTCAATCTCAAATTTTGTCCCCATCTTGCTTATTAGTACTAATAAATGGACAATAGCAATAAAAAATATCCACTAAATTAGTTCTCAGGAAAGAGAGGTGGATCACAACGGATACACTTAAGCACCAAGTTTTTCCTTAGCCCGAACCTCTTTAGATTCTACTTATTCCCACTATTACCAAATATACAAGTACCGCAAAGCAGCTCCACCAGAATAGCAAACTCCACCAGAATTAGACTTCACTTGTTATTCCACCAGGACAAAACTTCtgcttgaaaataataattctaataGAGAAATTTTTACTGATGTGGAAGATCAAACAAAGTTGCAACAACAAAACAtactaaaatttcaaaagaattatTCTACACCTAAGGCTCTGATGCCACTTGTTGGAAAAAAGCACCGACTAATTCTCATTCCTTCCGGACCACCTTCAAGCGGAAAATAGTAACAGAGAAATTTAaagacaataacaacaacacaaGATTTAACGTGGAAATTCAATGCGGAAAAATCCACGGACCACCCagaaaaatattcactatatgAAAAATTGTTACAACCatataatacacaatattttttttcacacACTCCAAttcccaaaatattatttccaAGGAGATCTTCAAGATAAAAATATCTCTAAACCTCTCCTCTAGTATACaaagaattgaatttttgatGATGTTGTGTTCATGGTGGAGAAGCCTATTTATAAGCAATTTAGAGGCATGGTTGGTTCTTATGAACACATTTATGCCACCATATTTAACAAATTATGTGATGACAATTAGCCTTCTTTTTTGACTTCCACCAACCAAATGCTCgcaattttgacatttttcttctttattcaaacAAATACAACACAAAATGCAATAAAAGTCACCAGCCTAAGCTTGGATTTTATTGATCGCCCATTAACCTCGTCCAGGTTAGTATGTTTCTCTATTAGTCCAGTCCTTAATCCTAATCACAACAGGCAAAATCCAACGTATATAAATCAGTTCACGGAACTGCAATATGATATTTAGGATTAACCAtgagaaaatcaaaataaggtttGATTACGCAATCAATAAATTCATATGACAAGACGAACATACCTAGTTGCAACTTGCAAGCCTAATATACTCCTCAACTTTGTTATTTAGAGATGATATATCATTcattataaaaatgatccacATCTATCATTATAAAATtgactcacatataccctttATCATTAcaaaagtggctcacatacaCCTTACCTTTATGAAAGTGACAAAAATTaactttaaattaatttttcaatttttttttaaaaaatcatgtatttaatcattttcacgcataaattattttttgactttggttcttattatttgagtttcgtattcttattttatttttttctttaatctttagtataaaaataagaaaaaaaagtgtgaacgaaagaagagaaaaaaaaattaaactaatttTCTTGcggctatattgtaatttagtttttataactataaaaaaaattggggctTCTATGATAACttttataagaaaataagtgaaaaaaataaatttgatcatcaaataataaattcaaattagtcgttgaattaaaaaaagtaaaaaaaaaaaaaacatgtgagaaggatcaaatatacccctacatgaactattatttttaataaaaaataacaaaaattaatttaaaataattttttttttcattttcattagaGGAAAATGGTATATATGAGTTATTTGTGTAACAATAGAGATATATATGAACCACTTTCCTAACAAGGGCTTTAAATAGCAAAGTTAAGGAGTATATCACACCCTTTCCcatatataagttataaataaaAGATACAATAATTTCCCTACTTTGTGAGATTACACAAATATGTTATCGTAAGATACAGTCATTTGTGTTGAATTACTGTTTTCGTTTAATACTCTATGACCTTCATTACTTCGTCTTCTTAATCATGATTTACGTAGAAAAAGAAGATGACTGAAATATACTGAAATATGTCAATTgtttagatgatttttttgagagttaaacattaggcataatacataaataggaCTTTAAACTTGGCTTTAAATTTTAAGTTGGACCTTGAACTTTCATAgtgcacaagtaggcacttaACTATCCCACGCTTAAACGAAAAACACTCGACGCCTACAGCCTAAACGCGTGTAAGGCAAACGTTGTGACGTGGATTTATTAGCCATTCAATGGCTGCCAACTAATTTACACgtagattttaaaatttaaaaataaaatagaattataTACAAGGGTAAGGGTAGCGTAAAAGACTTagaaatatttttactttttcactcactattttctcaaaattgcAAACCCTAACTATAATTTCTTCGCAAATCAAAGGAAAATTTGTCCAAGATTTGTGCTTTCAATTGATATTCTTGGATGTTTgccttttcttcttcatcaatttAATCCATGtatgattaatttttttcttttgaaagttTATTATTGATAGATTGTAGAATCTTTTTGAGACCATAATTGTAAATTCGTTCCTTCTTATAGCTTTGGTCATATAGGTCATCTTTATTATAGCTTTTTTTCCAcaatgacaaaaaaaattagaagctattttcatttaaaaagatcaaaaatggtgaaaaaaagAGAGCAAAAAAAGCTTGAGTATAAAATtagaaagaagaggaaaaaatgggattttgatttgaataaataaacGATATATATAAAAGGGATTCATTAAGGGCAAAAGTGTcaattcaacttttttttttactgttgTTGGCCTCCAATTTTACTCCGAATGCGCGCAAATTGAGTGCCTTACAAGCGTTTTGTCAGGTAGGATTTcagtatttttttgtttaagcGTGAAatagttaaagtgtctactTATGTACTATGAAAGTTCAAAGtccaatttaaaatttgaagcgAAATTTAAGGTCCTATTTTTGTATTATGCCTAAATATTAACATGACCAACGATTATGTACATGTTAATAGTATTAGGAGTCTTGTAGAATCtgtgtcaaaaaaaataaaattgcttcaagaaattgattatttattactttatcATCCACATCGGATTCCTCCAAATTACAATCTTATTTAACAAAGATCTACATCTATGATTTTGTACTAACAGAAACTCCAGTTAGCACTACAGATACTTACTATAAggaaaatatgcaaaaatacataattataaaGACAAATACTTGTTGGCTAGATTAGATTGATGAATTCTCAAGCCTTTTTTGGTATCACTTTCAAAGAGTTGCGTTTTCTAGCTGTTACTCCCAAGCTTTCATCCATATTGATAGATTTAGGAGAGACACCATCAGGAAGCTCCCAATCGAATTCGTGAAGCAACGATCCCAGAGCAAAATGCATCATTCGATTGCCTAAAGGCAAGCCAACGCACATTCTTCGTCCAGCACCAAATGGAATTAGCCCATAATGCTGACCCTTCACGTCTATTTTCGAGCCAAGAAACCTCTCGGGCTTGAAACTCATAGGTTCGTCCCAGCATTCAGGATCTCTTCCAATCGCCCAAGTGTTTACCAAGACTTGAGTGTATTTTGGTACGTCGTACCCCATGAACTTGGTGTCTTGAATTGTCTCTCTTGGGATCAAGAAAGGGAGAGAAGGATGTAAGCGAAGTGTTTCCTTTATTACAGCTTGCATATAAGGGAGATTGTCAATGTCTATTTCTTCAAACTTGCTGTTTACTCCAATTACTTTTGATATCTCTGTTTTCACTTTGGCCATTGCTTGTGGATGGCGCAAAAGCTCTGTCAGTGCCCATTCTACGCTGCTGCTCGTCGTCTCTGTACCAGCTAAAAACAATTCCTGATATGTGTAATCCATTTAGTATATAAATTATTGATTGAAATACGACTAATTGAAATGAAATTATTAATGTTGAAACGAGAAGTCtagagatttttttaaaaaaaaaaaaacttaccaGCACGAATATTTTGATCTCATGTTCTGATAATTTAGCTGGTTCATCTTTTCCAGTGCCCTCAAATTCAAGCAAAACATCCAAGAAATCTCTCTCCTTCTCCATACCTTTCTTTCGTTCTTCCTCGCGTTCCTTGAGAAACATAGAAATGATCTCCATGGCCTTCCCCATGTCTCGcgtcatcttcttcctcaaattTTGTAAATCGAACTTCCTAAGAAATGGAAATATGTCAGAAACATTAGCAATACCTGTCCACTCCATGATTCCCTTCATGGCACTGAAGAACTCCGAGGCCTCCTCTGATTCTGGATCAGCCAGGTCTTTCGACAGAATCAAATTCCCCAGCATATTAAACGACGCAAGGAACACAAAACGTGTTACTTCAATCCCACTTCCCTTTTCAGCATAATTCGCTGCTTTCTCTATCCACATTAACATATTATCCACACATTTTCGCCTTACTGGCACTGTTTCACTGATCTTTTTGTGTACAAACATTTCAACAGTACATATCCGCCTTTGAAAACGCCAAAAGGAGCCATATCTGCCTAAAGCCAAGGACCCTTGATAGTAACTGTGTACCTGATTTACATCAGGTATGAATCGATCCGCAAAGGAAATATCATGGTTCTTGAATAGTTCTTCAGCAGCTTGAGCTGTTTGAACAACCATACTGTTGGATGTTCCAAGTTTTAACCACAAAACAGGGCCATATTTCTGTTTTAGAACTGACATATTTTTGTATGGCTCTGTTCCTAGTTCAAACATGTTACCAAAAAATGGTAATCCAGGTGGTCCTGGAGGGAATTTGTAAGAACTTTTAGTAGTCTTTTTccgagaaaaaaataataggaTGAAAGCTGGTAACAAGATGATTGAAGAAAAAAACAGATAGCTCCATTCCCATTCCATCTTTTTTTTTGGTGACTTATTGGTTTGCTGTAAATTATGGGATGGAAGCTCTTATTTATAATGTTATATTGCTTCCCATTTGAACTGTTGGCAAAACAAAAATAGTTCAAATGCGTACCGAATTGGAGGAGCTAGAGGCCGCCACTGCACCAAATCTTTAGCGTCAACGCCCAATAAACTACAATAACTTAATTATcgctaaatatatttttttttaaaacaaatcgACAATTACCACTGACAATTGTATTTTAGTACTCTTTGTAAACAGGGCGGAGCCACATGGTGGCAACCTCCcttcggcgaaaaattatactatttatacacggtgaaaataatttatttatgtataaatagtagatgtcgaacccccctTCGACTAATTCATGTATCTactttttttagattttgaatcctcttattgaaaatcatgattCCGCCACTATTtataaatgctcctaaaatcTATATCGTCATTGGATCAAATGACAATTAACTAATGATGATAAAAAATTTagcattttttattaatatgcatatttattatatttaaatcatgtgtttatattaaaaaattcattaaatatgtataataattaaattcaaaacTCAATTACTAGTAATGTCATCCTAAAATTTAGAACCTATAAAGATCAAATTTTGAGTTCCATGGGGCGGCTGGGCTCTCTAagctatataatatatattaatgtCTCTGTCAATTAGATATGGCCTTTGAACTCGTTGCTTGTATTATCATTGTTAGTTTGAGTGTTTAACATTGTCAATGCTTCGTTAATGAAAAGTCAATGATAAATTATGTCCACAAAAACTTTAGCCATTTCCTAATATTTATCTCACAAAATAACAAACAGTACTTAAAATAATTGAGATCACTATTCATTAAAAAATGATGGCAAAATGTTGCAAATCGGTATATCTCCACTAGCACCtaacaatgatatgataaaattagaTAAGCActaaaatttcttcattttaaatCCATTTTTTTAGATCATATCAATACTACTTTTATTTCAGtgatataatttgattcatcatgaagttttctttaaaaaaatgaaaaacatgAAAAGTTTATGATCTTAAATGAATCATAATATTTGTATGACTATTGAAACTTtttaataagaataaaataacaGGTTTTAAATTAttcaatataaaaaaatgaataattatTGGACAgatcattaataaaaaaaagttaattgtCTATTGgctgatttttcttttcttctacaaatagcAAAAGGACTCGAACTTCTTCTATTAAAAGCAAATCGTGAGCAAGTCGCTTTCGTCGATTGCTATGTAACTAATGTTAAACATGGCCTATGTTGAAGTAAATCCTTTGATAagatattaattaattcatagaaatcGTTGACCGACAAATGTTATGATAGGATGAATAGGATTGTTTCATtcttaaattatgattttgagaTCGAACtttgaatatataaaaaaatagccACCTGAATTCGAATTAATTAAAGCTTTAATGTGAATGTcgagaaatcaaaaaaatagtCAACGAAATATTACACgtatcttctttgagattttcaCATATATATACTAATGCGTACTTGCTTCGTTGTTCAAAATCAAGTAAagatctttttctttccttaaagggttaataatatttttgatccCTCAATTCCTGAtaaattcttattttaatttttacaatATTTAA
Proteins encoded in this window:
- the LOC129876194 gene encoding cytochrome P450 76A2-like — translated: MEWEWSYLFFSSIILLPAFILLFFSRKKTTKSSYKFPPGPPGLPFFGNMFELGTEPYKNMSVLKQKYGPVLWLKLGTSNSMVVQTAQAAEELFKNHDISFADRFIPDVNQVHSYYQGSLALGRYGSFWRFQRRICTVEMFVHKKISETVPVRRKCVDNMLMWIEKAANYAEKGSGIEVTRFVFLASFNMLGNLILSKDLADPESEEASEFFSAMKGIMEWTGIANVSDIFPFLRKFDLQNLRKKMTRDMGKAMEIISMFLKEREEERKKGMEKERDFLDVLLEFEGTGKDEPAKLSEHEIKIFVLELFLAGTETTSSSVEWALTELLRHPQAMAKVKTEISKVIGVNSKFEEIDIDNLPYMQAVIKETLRLHPSLPFLIPRETIQDTKFMGYDVPKYTQVLVNTWAIGRDPECWDEPMSFKPERFLGSKIDVKGQHYGLIPFGAGRRMCVGLPLGNRMMHFALGSLLHEFDWELPDGVSPKSINMDESLGVTARKRNSLKVIPKKA